The Niallia alba genome includes a window with the following:
- a CDS encoding adenylosuccinate synthase, translating into MSSVVVVGTQWGDEGKGKITDFLSENAEVIARYQGGNNAGHTIKFNGETYKLHLIPSGIFYKEKISVVGNGMVVDPKAIIEELKYLHDRNVNTDNLRISNRAHVILPYHLKLDEVEEESKGANKIGTTKKGIGPAYMDKAARIGIRIADLLDREVFEEKLARNLVEKNRLLERIYETEGFKLEDILNEYYEYGQQIKKYVCDTSVVLNDALDEGRRVLFEGAQGVMLDIDQGTYPFVTSSNPVAGGVTIGSGVGPTKIKHVVGVSKAYTTRVGDGPFPTELNNDIGHQIREVGREYGTTTGRPRRVGWFDSVVVRHARRVSGITDLSLNSIDVLTGIETLKICVAYKYKGEVMEEFPASLKVLAECEPVYEELPGWTEDITGCKTLSELPANARHYLERVAQLTGIPLSIFSVGPDRTQTNVVHSPWRQN; encoded by the coding sequence ATGTCATCAGTAGTGGTGGTAGGAACGCAATGGGGAGACGAAGGAAAAGGTAAGATTACCGATTTCCTATCTGAAAATGCAGAAGTGATTGCACGTTACCAGGGTGGTAACAATGCAGGTCACACAATTAAGTTTAATGGCGAAACATATAAATTACACTTAATTCCATCTGGGATATTTTATAAAGAAAAAATTAGTGTTGTTGGAAACGGAATGGTTGTTGATCCAAAGGCAATCATTGAAGAATTAAAATACTTACATGATCGTAATGTCAATACAGATAACTTAAGAATTAGTAATCGTGCCCATGTCATTCTTCCATATCATTTAAAATTAGATGAAGTAGAGGAAGAAAGCAAAGGTGCTAATAAAATTGGTACAACGAAAAAAGGAATTGGGCCAGCTTATATGGATAAAGCTGCACGTATTGGTATCCGTATTGCTGATTTATTAGATAGAGAAGTATTTGAAGAAAAACTTGCAAGAAACTTAGTTGAAAAAAATCGTCTATTAGAGCGTATTTATGAAACGGAAGGCTTTAAATTAGAAGATATTTTAAATGAGTATTATGAGTATGGGCAACAAATTAAGAAATATGTTTGTGACACTTCTGTTGTTCTAAATGATGCTTTAGATGAAGGTCGCAGAGTTCTTTTTGAAGGTGCTCAAGGGGTAATGCTTGATATTGACCAAGGTACTTATCCGTTTGTTACTTCTTCTAACCCAGTCGCTGGAGGCGTAACAATTGGTTCTGGTGTAGGTCCAACGAAAATTAAACATGTAGTTGGTGTATCAAAGGCGTATACAACAAGAGTTGGTGACGGTCCTTTCCCAACAGAATTAAATAATGATATTGGACATCAAATTAGAGAAGTTGGTCGTGAATATGGAACAACTACTGGTAGACCACGTCGTGTTGGGTGGTTTGACAGTGTAGTTGTTCGCCATGCTCGTCGTGTTAGCGGTATTACAGATCTTTCTTTAAATTCTATTGATGTTTTAACAGGAATTGAAACATTAAAAATTTGTGTTGCTTATAAATATAAAGGTGAAGTGATGGAGGAGTTCCCAGCAAGCCTTAAAGTACTTGCAGAATGTGAACCAGTATATGAAGAGCTACCAGGCTGGACAGAAGATATTACTGGCTGTAAAACACTAAGTGAGCTTCCTGCTAATGCACGTCATTATTTAGAAAGAGTTGCACAGTTGACAGGTATTCCATTGTCTATTTTCTCTGTAGGTCCAGACCGTACACAAACAAATGTTGTACACAGCCCATGGAGACAAAACTAA
- the dnaB gene encoding replicative DNA helicase — protein sequence MTEILNDRMPPQNIEAEQAVLGAIFLEPQSLTLASEILIPEDFYRGAHQRIYSTMLKLSDEGKAVDLITVTSELATTNNLEDTGGVSYLSELAASVPTAANIEYYAKIVEEKSLLRRLIRTATNIAQDGYSREDEVEALLSEAEKNILEVAQRKNAGAFHNIKDVLVRTYDNIEEMHNRKGDITGIATGFAELDKMTAGFQRNDLIIVGARPSVGKTAFALNIAQNVAVKTGENVAIFSLEMGAEQLVMRMLCAEGNIDAQRLRTGSLTDEDWGKLTMAMGSLSNAGIFIDDTPGVKITDIRAKCRRLKQEHGLGMILIDYLQLILGSGRAGENRQQEVSEISRSLKQLARELQVPVIALSQLSRGVEQRQDKRPMMSDIRESGSIEQDADIVAFLYRDDYYDKESESKNIIEIIIAKQRNGPTGTVQLAFVKEYNKFVNLERRFEDGAMPTGA from the coding sequence TTGACCGAAATCTTAAATGATCGAATGCCCCCTCAAAATATTGAGGCAGAACAAGCTGTATTAGGGGCTATATTTCTTGAACCACAAAGCTTAACATTAGCTTCTGAAATTCTGATACCAGAAGATTTTTATAGAGGTGCACATCAAAGAATCTATTCGACAATGCTTAAATTAAGTGATGAAGGAAAAGCAGTCGATTTAATTACAGTAACATCCGAATTAGCCACAACTAATAACTTAGAGGATACGGGCGGAGTTAGCTATTTAAGTGAACTAGCGGCTTCTGTGCCGACCGCTGCCAATATAGAGTACTATGCAAAGATCGTAGAAGAAAAGTCTTTGCTTCGCCGATTGATTCGAACAGCAACAAACATCGCACAGGATGGATATTCACGTGAAGATGAAGTAGAAGCTTTATTAAGTGAAGCAGAAAAGAATATTTTAGAAGTAGCGCAACGGAAAAATGCTGGAGCATTTCATAATATTAAAGATGTTCTTGTTCGGACATATGATAATATTGAAGAAATGCATAATCGCAAAGGCGATATAACCGGGATAGCAACAGGATTTGCTGAACTTGATAAAATGACAGCTGGATTTCAGCGAAATGACTTAATTATTGTTGGAGCAAGACCATCGGTTGGTAAAACAGCCTTTGCCTTAAATATCGCTCAGAATGTTGCTGTAAAAACAGGCGAAAATGTAGCGATTTTTAGTTTGGAGATGGGGGCAGAGCAGCTTGTAATGCGTATGCTTTGCGCAGAAGGGAATATAGATGCCCAGCGTTTACGTACTGGATCATTGACAGACGAGGACTGGGGCAAGCTTACAATGGCAATGGGAAGCTTATCCAATGCTGGTATTTTCATTGATGATACACCAGGGGTAAAGATTACCGATATAAGAGCGAAATGCCGCCGTTTAAAACAGGAACATGGCTTAGGAATGATATTAATTGATTACCTACAGCTAATCTTGGGAAGTGGACGAGCAGGTGAAAATAGACAGCAAGAGGTATCGGAAATTTCTCGTTCTTTAAAACAGCTTGCTCGTGAGCTTCAAGTACCTGTAATTGCCTTGTCACAGCTCTCACGTGGTGTAGAACAAAGACAAGATAAGCGCCCGATGATGTCCGATATCAGGGAATCAGGAAGTATTGAGCAGGATGCAGATATTGTAGCCTTCTTATACCGTGATGACTACTATGATAAGGAATCAGAAAGTAAGAATATTATCGAAATCATTATTGCTAAACAGCGTAACGGTCCAACTGGAACTGTACAGCTAGCCTTTGTAAAGGAATACAATAAATTCGTAAACCTAGAACGGCGTTTTGAAGATGGAGCGATGCCAACTGGAGCATAG
- the rplI gene encoding 50S ribosomal protein L9, producing the protein MKVIFLKDVKGKGKKGEVKNVADGYAHNFLLKQGLAVEANASAVSTLNAQKKKEEKQAIEELNQAKELKEKLEKVTVELHAKSGEGGRLFGSITSKQIADELNKKHQIKIDKRKIELNDAIRSLGVTKVPVKLHHEVSATLNVHVKELS; encoded by the coding sequence ATGAAAGTAATTTTTCTAAAAGATGTAAAAGGTAAAGGAAAAAAAGGAGAAGTTAAAAACGTTGCTGATGGTTATGCACATAACTTTCTTTTAAAACAAGGCTTAGCTGTAGAAGCTAATGCTTCAGCGGTTAGCACGTTGAATGCTCAAAAGAAAAAAGAAGAGAAACAAGCAATTGAAGAGCTAAATCAAGCAAAAGAATTAAAAGAAAAACTAGAAAAAGTAACTGTTGAACTGCATGCAAAATCTGGTGAGGGCGGCAGATTGTTTGGATCGATTACAAGCAAGCAAATTGCAGATGAATTAAACAAAAAACATCAAATCAAAATTGATAAAAGAAAAATTGAGTTAAATGATGCAATTCGTTCACTAGGAGTTACAAAGGTTCCAGTGAAGCTTCACCATGAAGTGTCAGCAACATTAAATGTACATGTGAAAGAATTAAGCTAA
- a CDS encoding DHH family phosphoesterase — MPTFLEKGSIRYPLICLIGITTIMLGILSFYNWVFSLIGLFLFAIPFYFILRMDSRQKKETEEYITTLSYRVKKVGEEALMEMPIGIMLINDDYYIEWTNPFLASCFTEDTLVGRSLYDVSPSIIPLIKQEVETEIITLHERKFRVIHKVEERLLYFFDVTEQTEIEKLYEDERTAIAIIFLDNYDDLTQGMDDQARSSINNSVTAILNKWATDNGVLLKRISSDRFIAIFNEHILQSLEKGKFTILDDVRELTTKQNVPLTLSIGVGAGVSSLPELGNIAQSSLDLALGRGGDQVAIKQPNGKVKFYGGKTNPVEKRTRVRARVISHALKELVLESDKVIIMGHKNPDMDAIGAAIGIHKVAQMNQKEAYIVINFQEIDTAVRRLIEEIKRQESLFTKFITPDQALEIATGDTLLVVVDTHKPSLVIEEHLLNKIEDVVVIDHHRRGEEFIENPLLVYMEPYASSTAELVTELLEYQPKSVKIEMLEATALLAGIIVDTKSFTLRTGARTFDAASYLRGQGADTVLVQKFLKEDIENYVKRAKIIENVQFYKEGIAIAIAKEEEAVDGVLIAQTADTLLTMDGIIASFVIAPRGETMIGISARSLGEINVQIIMESLHGGGHLTNAATQLSNMPMEEVEARLKLAIDEYFEGRRKE; from the coding sequence TTGCCTACTTTTTTAGAGAAAGGGTCCATACGGTATCCATTAATATGCTTAATAGGTATTACCACTATCATGCTTGGAATCCTCTCTTTTTATAACTGGGTATTTTCCTTAATTGGGTTATTCCTTTTTGCAATTCCTTTTTATTTTATTTTACGAATGGATAGTCGTCAAAAAAAGGAAACAGAAGAGTATATAACCACTCTCTCTTACCGCGTTAAAAAAGTGGGGGAAGAGGCATTAATGGAAATGCCAATAGGAATTATGCTTATAAATGATGATTATTATATTGAATGGACAAATCCCTTTTTAGCATCTTGTTTTACAGAGGATACACTTGTAGGAAGATCTTTGTATGATGTTTCTCCATCGATTATTCCTTTAATTAAGCAAGAAGTAGAAACGGAAATCATTACATTGCATGAAAGAAAGTTCCGTGTTATTCATAAAGTGGAAGAGCGCTTATTATACTTTTTTGATGTTACAGAACAAACAGAGATCGAGAAGCTTTATGAAGATGAACGTACTGCCATTGCAATTATCTTTTTAGACAATTATGATGATTTAACACAAGGTATGGATGATCAAGCAAGAAGTAGCATTAATAATAGTGTTACAGCAATTTTAAATAAATGGGCTACAGATAATGGCGTCTTATTAAAACGGATTTCTTCTGATCGGTTCATTGCTATTTTTAATGAACATATTCTACAAAGCTTGGAAAAAGGGAAATTCACCATACTAGACGATGTTCGAGAATTAACTACAAAACAGAATGTTCCTTTAACACTAAGTATTGGAGTTGGAGCTGGTGTTTCCTCTTTACCAGAACTAGGGAATATTGCTCAATCTAGTCTTGATTTAGCCTTAGGAAGAGGCGGAGATCAGGTTGCGATTAAGCAACCGAATGGTAAAGTAAAGTTTTATGGAGGCAAAACTAATCCCGTAGAAAAGCGAACAAGAGTAAGAGCAAGGGTCATTTCCCATGCTTTAAAGGAATTAGTGTTAGAAAGTGATAAAGTTATCATAATGGGGCATAAGAATCCTGATATGGATGCAATTGGTGCAGCAATTGGGATACATAAAGTAGCTCAGATGAATCAAAAGGAAGCATATATAGTAATAAACTTTCAAGAAATAGATACAGCTGTTAGAAGATTGATAGAAGAAATTAAAAGGCAAGAGTCTCTGTTTACAAAGTTTATCACGCCTGATCAAGCTTTAGAAATAGCAACTGGCGATACTTTACTAGTAGTGGTAGACACACATAAGCCTTCTTTAGTGATTGAAGAGCACTTATTAAATAAAATAGAAGATGTAGTAGTAATTGACCATCACCGTCGTGGTGAGGAATTTATTGAAAATCCGCTGCTTGTCTATATGGAACCATATGCTTCTTCAACGGCAGAACTTGTTACAGAATTACTAGAATATCAGCCGAAAAGTGTTAAAATTGAAATGTTGGAAGCAACGGCCCTTTTAGCTGGGATCATTGTTGATACGAAAAGCTTTACTCTTAGAACAGGAGCACGGACATTCGATGCAGCTTCTTATTTGCGAGGACAGGGCGCAGATACAGTACTTGTACAAAAATTCCTAAAAGAAGACATTGAAAACTATGTTAAAAGAGCGAAAATTATCGAAAATGTGCAATTCTATAAAGAAGGAATTGCAATAGCCATAGCGAAGGAAGAAGAAGCTGTCGATGGCGTGTTAATTGCACAGACGGCTGACACTCTATTAACAATGGATGGTATTATTGCCTCCTTTGTAATAGCGCCTAGAGGGGAAACGATGATTGGGATAAGTGCTCGTTCTTTAGGAGAAATTAATGTTCAAATTATTATGGAAAGTCTACATGGTGGTGGCCATTTAACAAATGCAGCTACACAGCTTTCAAATATGCCAATGGAAGAAGTAGAGGCAAGGCTAAAATTAGCAATTGATGAGTATTTTGAAGGGAGAAGAAAAGAATGA
- the rpsR gene encoding 30S ribosomal protein S18 — MGGRRGGRAKRRKVCYFTANGITNIDYKDVDLLKKFISERGKILPRRVTGTSAKYQRKLTIAIKRARTMALLPYVSGE, encoded by the coding sequence ATGGGTGGACGCAGAGGTGGCCGTGCTAAGCGTCGTAAAGTATGTTACTTTACAGCTAACGGTATCACTAACATCGATTATAAAGATGTAGACTTACTTAAAAAATTCATCTCAGAACGCGGTAAAATTTTACCTCGTCGTGTAACTGGTACAAGCGCTAAATACCAACGTAAATTAACGATTGCTATTAAACGTGCACGTACTATGGCTTTACTACCATACGTAAGTGGAGAATAA
- the ssb gene encoding single-stranded DNA-binding protein encodes MMNRVVLVGRLTKDPDLRYTPSGVAVASFTLAVNRTFTNQQGEREADFINCVIWRKPAENVANFLKKGSLAGVDGRIQTRSYDGQDGKRVYVTEVLAESVQFLEPRNSSGNNRSDNMNYGAPREQDNPFGGSNNYQNQRPQTNRNNQDYTRVDEDPFANSGQIDISDDDLPF; translated from the coding sequence ATGATGAATCGGGTAGTTCTTGTTGGCCGTCTAACGAAGGATCCAGATCTACGTTATACACCGAGTGGAGTTGCTGTTGCATCTTTCACACTTGCAGTAAACCGTACGTTTACAAACCAGCAAGGAGAAAGAGAAGCGGACTTTATTAACTGTGTTATTTGGAGAAAACCAGCAGAAAACGTAGCTAATTTCTTGAAAAAAGGAAGTTTAGCAGGTGTTGATGGTCGTATTCAAACTCGTAGCTATGATGGACAAGACGGAAAACGCGTGTATGTAACAGAAGTATTAGCAGAAAGTGTTCAGTTCTTAGAACCTAGAAACAGCTCTGGTAATAATAGAAGTGACAACATGAATTATGGGGCACCAAGAGAACAAGATAATCCTTTTGGAGGATCAAATAATTATCAGAATCAGCGACCTCAAACAAATAGAAACAATCAAGATTATACAAGAGTGGATGAAGATCCATTTGCAAATAGCGGACAAATCGATATTTCAGATGACGATTTACCATTCTAA
- the rpsF gene encoding 30S ribosomal protein S6, whose amino-acid sequence MKKYEIMYIIRPNIEDEAKKALVERFNAILTDNGAELAEAKEWGKRRLAYEINDFRDGYYQLVKINAAPVAVEEFSRLAKINEDIIRHIVVKEEAK is encoded by the coding sequence ATGAAAAAGTACGAAATTATGTACATCATCCGTCCAAATATTGAAGATGAGGCTAAGAAAGCTCTTGTTGAGCGTTTCAACGCTATCCTTACAGATAATGGAGCGGAATTAGCAGAAGCAAAAGAGTGGGGTAAACGTCGTCTTGCATATGAAATCAATGATTTCCGCGATGGTTACTATCAATTAGTAAAAATTAACGCTGCACCTGTAGCGGTTGAAGAATTCTCTCGTTTAGCTAAGATCAACGAAGATATCATTCGCCACATCGTAGTTAAAGAAGAAGCAAAATAA
- a CDS encoding glycosyltransferase family 4 protein, protein MKIAIFSDTYFPQVNGVAQTLKRLTNHLEKKQISYQVYSPENKTSSTYPNINQFPSLPFFLYPECRTVIANPKKIEKNLKQFKPDLIHLATPYMMGLYGMFAAKKLDIPVVSSYHTNFDQYLKYYHASLLEPFLWKYLKWFHQSTEKIFVPSKDTQRKLESLHFSDLKVWGRGIDSKLFKPNTEANEQIKKKYRIKEKHILLYVGRLAPEKDLETLNKIINRTSNINNSVHWLIVGDGPNKEAWREKEQEQKNITLTGYIKGKELAMIYAGADLFVFPSYTETFGNVVLEAMSSGTPAIVSNAGGVKDFVINMVNGKICEKQNAESFVQAISKLLADETMRLRMGIEARNYALTQSWDTIFEGLLSDYYEVIYSRQKLNEKYA, encoded by the coding sequence TTGAAAATCGCGATTTTTTCAGACACTTATTTTCCTCAAGTGAATGGTGTTGCCCAAACATTAAAGAGACTAACTAATCATTTGGAAAAAAAGCAAATATCCTATCAAGTATATTCTCCAGAAAACAAAACTTCTTCTACATATCCTAATATCAACCAATTTCCGAGTCTTCCATTTTTTCTTTATCCGGAGTGTCGAACTGTAATAGCTAATCCTAAGAAAATAGAAAAAAATTTAAAGCAGTTTAAACCAGATCTTATCCATCTAGCAACACCATATATGATGGGATTATATGGGATGTTTGCTGCCAAAAAGTTAGATATCCCTGTTGTATCATCTTACCATACTAATTTTGATCAATATCTTAAATATTACCATGCCTCCTTGTTAGAGCCATTTTTATGGAAATATTTAAAATGGTTCCACCAATCAACCGAAAAAATATTTGTTCCAAGCAAAGACACACAAAGAAAATTGGAGTCGTTACATTTTAGTGACTTAAAAGTTTGGGGAAGGGGAATTGATTCCAAGTTATTTAAGCCTAATACAGAAGCTAATGAACAAATTAAGAAAAAATACCGAATCAAAGAAAAACATATTTTATTGTATGTAGGTAGATTAGCTCCAGAGAAAGACCTAGAAACATTAAATAAGATCATTAATAGGACCTCTAATATAAATAATTCGGTCCATTGGTTAATAGTGGGGGATGGGCCAAATAAGGAGGCTTGGAGAGAAAAGGAACAAGAACAAAAAAACATTACCTTGACCGGTTATATAAAGGGGAAAGAATTGGCAATGATATATGCAGGAGCAGACCTTTTTGTTTTCCCATCTTATACAGAAACTTTCGGCAATGTCGTGTTAGAAGCTATGTCTAGCGGAACGCCAGCGATTGTTTCCAATGCCGGTGGTGTAAAAGATTTTGTCATTAATATGGTAAATGGAAAAATATGCGAAAAGCAAAATGCTGAGAGCTTTGTTCAAGCAATTAGTAAATTATTAGCGGATGAAACGATGCGATTACGGATGGGGATAGAAGCTAGAAATTATGCGTTAACGCAATCATGGGATACTATTTTTGAAGGACTATTAAGCGATTACTATGAAGTGATATATTCTCGTCAGAAGCTAAATGAAAAGTATGCTTAA
- the ychF gene encoding redox-regulated ATPase YchF gives MALTAGIVGLPNVGKSTLFNAITQAGAESANYPFCTIDPNVGIVEVPDQRLTKLTELVQPKKTVPTTFEFTDIAGIVKGASKGEGLGNKFLSHIREVDAICQVVRCFADDNITHVSGKVDPISDIETINLELILADLESVEKRIGRVGKMAKQKDKEAVAELEVLELLKAAFEEEKPARTVEFTDEQAKIAKGLHLLTIKPVLYVANVGEDEIADAANNEYVKLVKEFAANENAEVIVICAKIEEEIAELEGEEKEMFLQELGIEESGLDQLIRAAYHLLGLATYFTAGVQEVRAWTFVQGMKAPQCAGIIHSDFERGFIRAETVSYDDLLTSGNMVAAKEAGKVRLEGKEYVVRDGDIIHFRFNV, from the coding sequence ATGGCGTTAACTGCTGGAATAGTTGGTTTACCTAACGTTGGTAAATCTACATTATTTAATGCAATTACACAAGCTGGTGCAGAATCAGCAAACTATCCGTTCTGTACGATTGATCCAAACGTCGGAATTGTAGAAGTACCAGATCAACGTTTAACAAAATTAACAGAATTAGTACAACCGAAAAAAACAGTACCTACTACTTTTGAATTTACAGATATTGCCGGAATTGTAAAAGGGGCAAGTAAAGGGGAAGGTCTTGGTAATAAATTCTTATCTCATATTCGTGAAGTAGATGCTATTTGCCAAGTAGTACGTTGTTTTGCAGATGATAATATTACCCATGTATCTGGAAAAGTAGATCCTATTTCTGATATAGAAACAATCAATTTAGAGCTGATTCTGGCTGATTTAGAATCTGTAGAAAAAAGAATTGGCCGAGTTGGTAAAATGGCGAAGCAAAAAGATAAAGAAGCTGTTGCTGAATTAGAAGTGTTAGAATTATTAAAAGCTGCTTTTGAAGAGGAAAAACCTGCTAGAACAGTAGAATTTACAGATGAACAGGCGAAAATTGCTAAGGGACTGCATCTTTTAACTATTAAACCTGTATTGTATGTTGCAAATGTAGGCGAAGATGAAATCGCTGATGCAGCGAATAATGAATATGTAAAGCTTGTGAAAGAATTTGCTGCAAATGAAAATGCAGAAGTAATTGTCATTTGTGCAAAAATCGAAGAAGAAATTGCAGAGCTTGAAGGGGAAGAAAAGGAAATGTTCCTTCAAGAGCTTGGAATCGAAGAGTCTGGTTTAGATCAGCTAATTCGTGCTGCTTACCATCTTCTTGGACTTGCAACATACTTTACTGCTGGTGTACAAGAAGTACGTGCCTGGACATTTGTACAGGGAATGAAAGCACCACAATGTGCAGGGATTATTCACTCAGATTTCGAAAGAGGCTTTATCCGCGCGGAAACTGTTTCTTATGATGATTTATTAACGAGTGGAAATATGGTTGCTGCTAAGGAAGCTGGGAAAGTCCGCTTAGAAGGAAAAGAATATGTAGTTAGAGACGGAGACATTATTCATTTCCGTTTCAACGTATAA
- a CDS encoding DUF951 domain-containing protein, with the protein MEQKEFGLNDVVEMKKAHPCGTNRWKIIRLGMDIRIKCEGCEHSVLIPRREFSRKMKKVLVKHEQE; encoded by the coding sequence ATGGAACAGAAAGAATTCGGTCTAAATGATGTAGTAGAGATGAAAAAAGCCCATCCTTGCGGTACAAATCGCTGGAAAATAATTCGGTTAGGAATGGACATTCGTATTAAGTGTGAAGGTTGCGAGCACAGTGTCCTTATTCCAAGAAGAGAGTTTTCAAGAAAAATGAAAAAAGTTTTAGTGAAGCATGAACAAGAATAG
- a CDS encoding mechanosensitive ion channel family protein, giving the protein MDENIKESIDNLMNENLWSNLGFGALKLILIFLISGIIIRIGKAAIRNIFKVRTHSALRVSERREATLIKLLENTITYVVYFIAIMMALSVFNIDVKALLAGAGIVGLAVGFGAQSLVKDIITGFFIIFEDQFSVGDQVRIGTYEGVVEEIGLRTTKIKGFTGEVNIIPNGSIIEVTNFSINNSKAIVDVSISYQGDINRAEKVIQELIEKLPEQYEDIVGVPELLGVQNIQAAEVTIRVVAETLPMKHHAIARILRKEIKNVLDENGIESPVPKLVMYSQPQ; this is encoded by the coding sequence ATGGATGAGAATATAAAAGAAAGTATAGATAATCTCATGAATGAGAATTTGTGGAGTAATCTTGGATTTGGAGCACTAAAGCTTATCCTTATTTTTCTAATTAGTGGCATCATCATTAGAATAGGGAAAGCGGCAATAAGAAATATATTTAAAGTAAGAACCCACTCCGCATTACGAGTATCGGAAAGAAGAGAAGCAACATTAATTAAACTTTTAGAAAATACCATTACTTATGTGGTGTATTTTATTGCTATTATGATGGCATTATCTGTTTTTAATATTGATGTGAAAGCATTGTTAGCTGGAGCGGGAATTGTTGGTCTTGCTGTTGGGTTTGGCGCTCAAAGTCTTGTAAAAGACATTATTACTGGATTTTTTATTATCTTTGAAGATCAATTTTCTGTTGGTGACCAAGTGCGCATCGGTACCTATGAGGGCGTTGTAGAGGAAATTGGCTTAAGAACAACAAAGATAAAAGGTTTTACTGGGGAAGTAAATATTATTCCAAACGGAAGCATAATTGAAGTAACTAATTTTTCCATTAATAATAGTAAAGCAATTGTTGATGTCAGTATTTCCTATCAAGGAGATATAAATCGAGCGGAAAAGGTAATACAGGAACTGATTGAAAAGTTACCTGAGCAATACGAGGATATTGTCGGTGTTCCAGAATTGTTAGGAGTCCAAAATATTCAAGCGGCAGAAGTAACTATTCGTGTAGTAGCAGAAACGTTGCCAATGAAGCATCATGCCATTGCAAGGATATTAAGAAAAGAAATAAAGAATGTTTTAGATGAAAATGGAATAGAAAGTCCTGTTCCCAAATTAGTTATGTATTCACAACCACAATAA
- the yyaC gene encoding spore protease YyaC has product MTLYSSLFEKNELPIRVAHDEQLAAFKIADSLSKHLPSVSATQPIVFICIGTDRSTGDSLGPLIGTLLSEKNISPFHVYGTLDDPIHALNLEDKLKEIHDIHRNPYIIGIDACLGRMKSVGVIQIGDGPVKPGSGVKKELPPVGNIHITGIVNISGFMEFLVLQNTRLSLVLNMAKIISKGIYHTSLRYMHSAKLQEYQVKEETV; this is encoded by the coding sequence ATGACCTTATATTCCAGCCTTTTCGAAAAGAATGAACTTCCCATTAGAGTAGCTCATGATGAACAATTAGCAGCATTTAAGATTGCAGATTCATTATCTAAACATTTACCATCCGTTTCAGCTACACAACCAATTGTCTTTATTTGTATTGGAACTGATCGTTCTACTGGAGATTCATTGGGTCCGCTTATTGGTACATTATTAAGCGAAAAGAATATATCTCCTTTTCATGTTTATGGAACATTAGACGATCCAATTCATGCACTTAATTTAGAAGATAAATTAAAGGAAATACATGATATACATCGAAATCCCTATATTATTGGTATCGATGCCTGCCTAGGTAGAATGAAAAGCGTCGGAGTCATCCAAATTGGAGATGGTCCTGTAAAACCAGGAAGTGGTGTTAAAAAGGAGCTTCCCCCTGTAGGGAATATTCATATTACTGGAATCGTTAATATTAGTGGGTTTATGGAATTTTTAGTTCTTCAGAATACTAGATTAAGCCTTGTATTAAACATGGCAAAAATTATTTCAAAGGGTATTTACCATACGAGTCTTCGTTATATGCATTCCGCAAAATTACAGGAATACCAGGTGAAGGAAGAAACAGTTTAA